A single window of Nocardia sp. NBC_01327 DNA harbors:
- a CDS encoding AAA family ATPase, with protein MRCGGPGPVAGHDLSVDGLLVLVNGLPGAGKTTLGGALSRSLNAWFLSKDVVKEALAGCLENAFEVPELGGIAMDTVWALAKESPADVVIDSWWLRPRDLALARAGIEKTGARSVVEVWCDVPTEVARTRYASRQRAAIYRDQQRLAEDWDSWAAHAGPLGLAPTVMVDTTRTVDLANLAHQITALAGS; from the coding sequence GTGCGTTGCGGCGGTCCGGGCCCGGTAGCGGGACATGATCTATCGGTGGACGGATTGCTGGTCTTGGTGAACGGACTTCCCGGCGCGGGTAAGACGACCTTGGGTGGTGCGTTATCTCGGTCTCTAAACGCTTGGTTCTTGTCCAAGGACGTCGTCAAGGAAGCGTTGGCCGGTTGCCTCGAAAACGCTTTCGAGGTACCGGAACTGGGAGGGATCGCCATGGACACGGTCTGGGCGCTGGCGAAGGAGTCACCAGCCGACGTTGTCATCGACTCGTGGTGGCTCAGGCCGCGAGATCTGGCTTTGGCCCGCGCGGGTATCGAGAAGACCGGTGCTCGCAGCGTCGTGGAAGTCTGGTGCGACGTTCCCACAGAGGTCGCCAGAACCCGATACGCGTCACGACAGCGCGCAGCCATTTACCGAGACCAGCAACGCTTGGCCGAGGACTGGGACAGCTGGGCCGCGCACGCTGGGCCACTCGGGCTGGCTCCCACGGTCATGGTCGACACCACACGCACGGTCGATCTCGCCAACCTTGCTCACCAGATAACGGCCCTGGCCGGTTCCTAG